One window of Apteryx mantelli isolate bAptMan1 chromosome 8, bAptMan1.hap1, whole genome shotgun sequence genomic DNA carries:
- the TACSTD2 gene encoding tumor-associated calcium signal transducer 2: MELQFGVLLILVLVVASSGQESCTCATNKWTVCTQDVSGICNCTLVGSNHRVNCSTLTSKCLLMKAEMIPRKGKRFHGPRNGFVDNDGIYNPDCEDSGIFKARQCNQTDTCWCVNTAGIRRTEKGDKSLKCSELVRTSWIYIELKHKKKSSVFEDLEVANALKHLFQNRYKLHPKYVADVKYDSPFIQIRLSQNDFEKSDNDVDIADVAYYFEKDIKDNSLFHSNNTLNVSVNGAALDIEKILIYYVDEKPPEFSASRMIAGVSAVVTVVTLTIVFGVSALVILRWRRTRKYKKVEIKEMGEMRRPTLQLP, encoded by the coding sequence ATGGAATTGCAGTTTGGAGTTTTGCTGATTTTGGTTTTGGTGGTAGCTTCATCAGGGCAGGAGAGTTGTACCTGTGCGACCAATAAGTGGACGGTATGCACACAGGATGTATCTGGGATCTGCAACTGCACGCTGGTGGGTTCAAATCACAGGGTAAATTGTTCAACGCTGACTTCAAAATGCTtgctgatgaaggcagaaatGATCCCCCGCAAGGGCAAGCGCTTCCATGGACCTCGCAATGGGTTTGTAGATAACGATGGCATTTACAATCCGGACTGTGAGGACAGTGGTATCTTCAAAGCCAGGCAGTGCAATCAAACTGATACTTGCTGGTGCGTCAACACTGCCGGAATAAGAAGAACTGAAAAGGGGGACAAAAGCCTAAAGTGCAGTGAACTGGTTAGAACAAGCTGGATCTACATTGaactgaaacacaaaaaaaaGTCCAGTGTCTTTGAAGATCTCGAAGTAGCAAATGCCCTGAAACATCTGTTTCAGAACCGATACAAACTGCATCCAAAGTACGTTGCAGACGTGAAGTATGATTCCCCTTTTATCCAAATCCGCTtaagtcaaaatgactttgagAAATCTGACAATGATGTAGATATAGCTGATGTAGCTTATTACTTTGAAAAGGATATAAAAGACAACTCCCTATTTCATTCTAACAATACCTTAAATGTCTCTGTTAATGGAGCAGCTCTGGATAttgaaaaaatactgatttactATGTTGATGAAAAGCCACCAGAGTTTTCTGCGAGCCGTATGATTGCTGGCGTTAGTGCTGTGGTGACAGTGGTGACATTGACTATTGTCTTTGGGGTTAGCGCACTGGTTATCCTGAGGTGGCGGCGgacaagaaaatacaaaaaagtcGAGATTAAAGAAATGGGTGAAATGAGAAGACCAACTTTACAATTGCCTTAA